CTTTGATTACCAAAGAGTTTGAGGTATGTGGTTACCCTGATCCAGAGCAGATGACAAGCACTGCTTTGAAATTTGGTAAACTTCTAATACTCTTTGATGGACTTGACGAGGTGCCAACAACTCATGTTCACAACGTCATTCTTAAAATTGGTGATTTCGTCGATCAATATAGCGATAACCGTTTTATCGCCTCCTGCCGTATAGCGGCGTATAAAGGCGGATTTACACGGTTTACAGAGGTAGAGATGGCAGACTTTGATGATTCGCAGATTCAGACGTATATCAAAAATTGGTTTGATTCAACACCTGACAAGTATCGGAAGCAGCTTCACAATGATATGAAAACAGCCAAACGGTGTTGGGAGATGTTGAAGGCAAGCGAGCATCTCGCAACCAAAGAGTTGGCACGGAATCCGTTACTGCTCACGCTTTTGTGTGCGGTCTATGATAGATCGCAAACCCTACCGAGAAATCGGGCAAGCCTTTATGAAAAAGCGCTCAACGTTTTTCTCGAAGAGTGGGCAGCTGAAAAACTAGTTCATCAAGGTGCATCAATGAACCAATATTTGGATATTGCGGATGAAAAGCGGATGCTCTCTGAAATTGCAGAGAAGAATTTTGAGGCGAACTGTCTTTTTTTTACTAAAGACGAACTCATTACACAGATTCGAGAGTTCGGTGAGGGCAACGCGAATACGCCACAAACGTTCAATGCCCCCAAAATTTTGGACACAATTCTTATAGATCAAGGGATTTTCGTTGAACGAATCAGAGGTTCTTACTCTTTTTCTCACTTGACTTTTCAGGAATATTTAACGGCGAATCACATGGTAGGAGACAAGCGTTCGATCCAAGATTTGGTAAATCAGCATTTACACGACGAGCGGTGGCGAGAAGTGTTCTTGCTAACTGCTGGACTGATGCGCGAAGCAGACGACTTACTTGAGGCAATGGAATCGGAAGCCTCTGAATCCATCAACACTGATGGTCTTAAATCGCTATTGCACTGGGCAGAACAGATCACAGCTATCACCGACAACCGCTACAGTAGACATGGTAAACAAATCTTTGCCATCCGTCAATATTCTGTTCTGTGCCAACTGAATAAGTATCATGAAACAGTCAAGTATAAGAATAGAGATTCTCAAAATGTTTACGGTTTGTACCTCTATCACACTCTCGACCACGATATCTGTTTAGATATCTACTCAGACCGAGACCTAAACTCCTCTATAGACCTCTATGTCGACCTCTTAGGAGACCGAAACCTCTTAGGAGACCGAGATCTCCACTCAGATACCGACCGGTACCTTGACCAAGTCCGCCATTTTAGTTTTGATCTACTTCTCTATCACGATTTTTACCGTTACATGGACGCAGACTTCCATTCCTCTGACTTCTCTAAATTTGGAGATAGGTTTGATAAGGAATTAAGCGAACGGATAGAAGTTGTTAAGCGTACACAGGAGACACAAATCTTCAAAGGCTTGGATTTACAGAGAATGATTCAAAGGTTTAATGAAGAACGGGAATTCATCAAGGCCGTGGGGAAGGGAGAATCTGTTGAACCTCCAATGGAGTCTATTCACGATACATGGCTTGCTGTTTTGGGTATCACTGATGACATACTGGCAATTTCAGACGAAGAGTTGGATAATTATCATCGGTATCTTCGGGCAGTGGAGCTCATCATTGCGTGCAAAGAAGCGGCTGGGCGCGTTTCACCTAAAGTATGGCAGAAAATTGAGGCGAAATTGCTGACTTTAGGAACATAAAGAATACACAAAGTTCTCACATCCGAAATATCAAGGGACCGATGAGACAGACTTCAACCAGTCAATAGCACTTTGTTCGTCTTGTTCAATGGCAATTTCGACGGCTCGTTTTGCACATTCCAGCAGGTCTTTGGCGTGCTTGCGTAAGTTGAAGGATTCATCGACTTTCTGTTTAATTTCAGCCTGTTTCTCTTTGGGCGGAATGGGAATAGGAAAATCCAGAATGTCATCGTCGTCTAAGGTCGGATATGACGTTCCAGTGTTTGGTTTCCATGACCACGTTAGGAAAAGTTTAGAGCGTAAGCACGCCAATAGAGTTTCTTTGTTAATTTGCCCGTTTTCCTTTAATACACAGAAGGCACCACTCCCGACGTATCCATCTTGCTGAATAACGGTAATAGCCCCTCTGTAAGTCCTAACTTTAGAGATAATAATATCGCCTTTTTTCAAAACGCGCTTCGCATTCGCAGGTAAATCTTTACCCAAGACTTCCTCTGCCACTATTTCTCCAGTGGAAACATTAACACTTCCTATCTCCACATAGCGATATAATTTTTCTGGATCTATTTCAAAAATGCTTTTGTTCTGTTTGAATTCATCTCTAATTTTGATAGACTTAGCGGAGTAATTCTCTATTCCCTTTTCTATTTCGTCATATTTCGGCTGGAAGTAATCCGCGTCAATGCGCTCTGCGCGTTGCATACTTGCATAATCCGTGGCAAAGGCTAACGTGTGCTTCGGTTGCCAATCGGCGAGTCCGAGTTCACTCAGAAGAAGGGTTTGGGTCTCGGCATACCGAGTTTTTGATAATTCCGTTAGTTCTTTCGACTGGAGATAGGTTTTTTCTATCTCGGTTTGAAGGTGTTCCCAATTTGGGACAGGAATTTGATACAAAAAAGATGGAGCAATATGAGGCTGTGCACTACCATATTTACCCCTCTCTATTAATGCTTTACCATACCTACTATTGAGGAAAATAGCGAGAAAGAAAGGATTTAAGATGCTGCTTCGGATGATAAGGGTATCGGACATTGATATAGCAGGGCTATCTTCAAGGTAGATAGCACATTGACCGACATTTGCACCTGATCGCATTATCAAAATATCTTTATAGTGTATGGTGTTTTCCTTTAAACGTTCTGCATCTTCTTCCGATATATAAACTGGGTTCGCTGTCAAATCAATGGAGAGCGGACGCACGTTTTGCCCTCTTAATAACAGAACGCCATTATCCACATAATTTCGCTTTATCTCTTTAGGGTGTCTGATATTGACTTGAAAATCAATGAGTTTGCGCGAACCAATTGCTTCAAGTCGGCGTTGCACCTGTAGATAATCGGGTCGAAAAAACTCCGCATCAAACCGCAGAGAATGGGAGGCATCCACTATAGATTGGTAATCAACAACAGAATACTGCATTATTGCGTTTTACCATCTCGTTTTGCTATTTCTTCCTTGTCTTTTTCAGGAAGATTATCGTAGTGTTCTTGAATTTGTTTAGGTTGTGTAATCAAGACATCAGTAATTATATTGATTAAGGTAAAAAGTGCTTGAACATTGGTAGTATCGTCAAATATGATCTCACCAGGGTGGACAGCATGATTGCCTGTTACTCGAACAATGTCAAGTGCTTGCTGCATTTGCTGACTAATACCTTCTTTTACAAGATTCTTTATATTCGTATTGAGATTCCCGGTCCTGCCGCGATGTTCAAAAAGCATCTGTATAGCCAATCTTAACAAAGCACAAGCGGAACGCGGAGATTGATCAGCTATAGTAGCAGCTTCGTCATAAACCTGTTTTATATCATCCGGTAAATCACTATTGGCTGGTGGAGCTGTGCAGCGGACAGGGTAGATAATATTTTCAGCCAGCCAAAATGTTTTTTCCTTACAATGTAAACAAGTAGAGATTTCTACTTCTCCTTGCTCAAGAGAAATTGGACTATCTCGTGTATACTTTCTCTCTGTATCCGTTTTATTATATTCGGATATGTGGGTCCAACTCTGATGGGCATAAACATCGCAATACGGACAATTAAATTCACGACTGCTATATTTAGGTGGATAATATTGAGACATGTTTACCTCCAAAAACTTAAACCTTCACGCTTTGCCCATTCAATAAAGGCTTCTGCAATACCATCGCGGAGCTCCTCGTTGTGGTTGTGGAGGTCGTGATCGACAATCAGGTGCCCGTTTTTGTCCAATTTGTGCTGCCCATCGCTATTTTGAAGGAAAACATAATCGCCAGAATTATCCTTACCGCCTTTCTCACTCACCGCCAAAAAGACAGAATAGTTGCCCACTTTTCGACAGAGGGGTCCCACACTTGGGTCATCGTTCCACTTTTGCACGAACAGAACGCTCGTTTTCGTGCCGGTGTGCGGTTTGAAGGTGTTACCGTGCAAACTGACGATAGCCAAGATACGGGCGCGTTCCGCGATAAATTCACGGACGTATTGGTCAGATGTGTTGTTAAATCTGCCTTGCGGTAGCACAATCGCCATACGGCCACCGGGTTTGAGGAAATCAAGGTTGCGTTCAATGAACAAAATATCTCGCCCAACTTTGGTGTGTGCTTTGCCGTTCTGCTTAAAGGTGAGGTTGTATTGATGGAGGATACGACTCTCCTTGATGTCTCCAGCGAAAGGTGGATTTGCCATCAGAATATCAAAACCAAATGACTTGTTCTCGTCTTGTTCCATCCTTAACGCTTTGAGGCGGTCAAAACCGTCGCCATAAGTGCGGACCCACCTGCTATTTCTCTCTGTGCTGTCGTCCCACCGCTCATAGTCCAGTGTATTGAGGTGCAAGACGTTGGTCTCACCGTCGCCAGCAATCAAATTGAGGGTTCTCGCCACTCGGACGGTCTTTTCGTCGAAATCAATCCCAAACACCTTGAGGACGTGTTCCTTGTCTGCTGCTGGGATTTCTGCATTGGTGAAGAGTGTCCCTGTCAGTTTGAAAACGGTATGCACCGGAAATCCGCAACTTCCAGCGGCAGTGTCAATCATATATTCCCCTGGCTGCGGATTGAGCATCTTGACACACATATCTATGACGTGGCGTGGGGTGAAGTATTGCCCCTTTTCACCTTTCGCAGATTTGCTCACCAGATATTCAAATGCTTCATCGACAACCTGCAAATTGGAGTTGAACAACTTTATATCCTGCAAACTGGACACGCAGACTGATAGATGGCTGTCAGAAAGTTCAAACGCCGAATGTTCGGGAAAAACACCTCTCCACCGATCTCTTGCATCGTCAAAAAGTCGTTGAATTTTGGTTTTGAGTTGGGAGTCGGTTTGTCCTGTGTTTCTAAACTCCATCGCGCGAAAATCGTCATCTGGGATTTCTTCAACCGCTTTCTTCAAAACCTCATAATCTGGATTCTCAACGTCGTAAGATTGATCTGTTTCCTGAACAATCGTGCTGATTCTGTGTCGTAGGAGACGGTTGATAAACGTTTTATCTTCCTGACTCTTGAATTCGTCATAGAGTTTGGTGAAGATAAGTTTAAAAACCTCTTCAAAGACATCTACGCCTGCATTGGCGAGGACTTCATCTTCCAGTTCCAAGATAACATCCTTTAAGGATTTGTGTTCCGTTGCGAGTTTATCCTTAAGAATGAGATCCTTGAGCGTAAAACGTTCGTTGAGAATATCCGCCAAAGTCTGATCGGCATTAGGAATATCGGTAATGTCTTCAAAGTAGTTTGGATCTCTCCGGTGGTAGTGCGAAATTTGTTGTCCGTTTGTCCATACAGCAATGGGCGCGCCAGTGGCGTTGCAGTAAGAACGGAGTTGTGCCTTACCATCTTGGAGTTTTGGCTTTTTTACTTCAACGATAATATAAGGGGTATCGGCTCTGTCCTTGTCAAGGATAACAACGTCGGCGCGTTTCTTTTCTCTACCGAAATTGACAAGATGTTCAAACCGCAAACGTTCTCGCGGATAATGATACCGGTTCAGGAGGCGTTCCACATACAGTTGGCGGATAAGTTCTTCAGGTTTTAGTTGGACTGCCTTCCCTCGAATAGGGCAGTAGGTGATGAGTGTTTTTTTGCCCTCTATCCGTTGACGTAAGCTCTGAATTTCAGATGTGTCGAATAGGTCAAGGTGGTAATTGCTGTCTTTGAGTATCGTTTGAATGATATCAGGTTGGGTCACAGATTGCTCCGTTTTGATTTATTTATTTTTTCAGGACTAAAATCCAATCCGTGTGGATTCGTTCCTTTCTCGGCATTTTAACGAAGTGTTTGATAATCTCCGAACCGAAGTAAGTTTCGATCTCAAAACCAATATCTTCGGCAATTGGCATAAGATATTTCCAGTTCTCAAATAGCTGCCCACGGATACGATTATTACCTACGACAATGACGTATCTACCACCCTCGCGAAGGACTTTGTAGACTTCAATAAGGTTCTTTCGCATATCATCTAAATACTTAAAGGCAATGTATGCACGCCTTGGATCATCTTCAAAAATGTTTGCCATGACTCTGTCTGCCTCTGGCACGCCTATTTCGTGCCGGTGTTTATAATGACTGGCTGACACACTTTCTGTCCCTACATTTTGTTTTTTCAAAGCGGTTAATGAATCCTGCGCGAAACCTAACCAATACATCTCCAATTGGTGAGTCCTCGGGTAGTCAACGGCATTGACATAAGGTGGTGAGGTTACCGCAAGATCAAAATGATTTGACTTGTACTTGATGTTCCTTGCATCCATATCCTCTGGAAAATCGACGGTTATTCCTTTTGGATAGTTTTCGGAAAACGCTACCATCTTAGGCACTTTAACGAGAACTGTTTTTGCGAACCGATTCAGGGCATCGGAGGGACGTACCACTTTGTTCAATTTCTTCCGAATTACCGTACGAGTGCAATTATCATCAGCGTTGGAGACAGAACGGATGATAGACGAAAGACAAATCTTGAAGAAATCTTTAACGGCATCATTAGTGTCAATAAATTCAATCTGCTTTTTTAAATAGGTTAGTTCCAAAAGAATTTCTTTGTTGAACCAATTATCTCTATAAGGGAAATCTGGTAGATCGGATTCAGCAACGAGCGAAGGACGGTAATCAAGGATAGCCTCCAGAAGTATTTTTTGTGAGGACTTGAGTTCTTTTTCCACTAAAGGCGTTACTTTCACTCTTGAAATAAAACGCGAAAATGGATCCACATCAATTCCAGCGGAGTGACGCCTTGAGAGGAGTGCCTCAACATTTGTCGTGCCGCTGCCAGCAAACGGATCAAGAATCCAATCGTTTTCTTGAGAGTATCGTTTAATGAGCCAACGTGGTAATTCCGGGAAGAATTTGGCAGGGTACTTATGCAAACCGTGCGTTAGGAAACTCTGATCGTGACTAATGAATAGGAACCTATCGCCGTCCTTCGCTGGTAGATCAACAGGAATATCGCCGTCTACCCGAACAATGCTTTCACCAAAATTATTTAGAATCTTTGTAATATTATCCATGTTTTTTCTGCAGAACTCTTTGATACTCTGACGTGAAAATCCAATGGGTTAAGCCTTGATGAGCCGCTCCCGTTCCAACGCCTCTATGCGTTGGCGGAGCAATTTGATTTCTTCTTGTTGATCGCGGACCGCCCTAATTTCTGCTTCTTGTTGGTCGCGGTTTCGGTTGTATTGATAAACAATAACCCCCATTGGCACTGCAACGAAAGCAATAATGGCAACGATTAAAGCGATAATTAGATGCCCTTGGAAGTCTATTCGTTTCCCTTGTGCTTGACTTTCAAAAGTGATACGATCCCCCAGTTGCTTCTTCGCCTCATCAATACGCTTCACAAGCCGCACCTCAGCCTCATTGACAATCTGGCGGATCTTCTCTAAATCCTCAACACTCAATTCACCAAACACAGAGGGACTGAAGCACAAAAAGCATACGATGGCAAGCACCAGTCCGAAAATTTTCATGATACGATTCTCTATACTTTATGAAATTATAGCATAATTGCCGAGCGTCCACAATAGAATTTTTACATAAAGAAGTGCCGAAAAGCAACAGCCACCACATCCATTGTCATCGCAACGAGCCAGTGGATCGCCGCTCCATAAATAAAGGAGCGCGTTTCCAGTGCGAGCACACCGAGCAAAACACCGGCAATGATTGAACCGAGTGCCTCCGGCAGCGGCTTGGAATAGTGCATCACAGCAAACGGAATCGTCTGGATCAAAATGCTGTAGTTTCCGAATTTACGTTCCAATCCAAAGAGCATAAAGCCACGGAAAAAGAATTCCCACGAGAACATGTAAACACCATAGGCGATCTGATAGGGTAGGAACGTTTGCCAACTATTTGCGACTACCTTGCAAAGTGGATACTTTGCTACAAAAGGTGGATACACGATGACCGCGAGAATGACCACCGGTATCATCACAATCCACGCCATACCTGTTACACGCCAGCCGAGTTTCTGGTTTCCGAGTTGGACACCGTAGTTGCTCAGTTTTTCCTTCGTTCCGAATTTCGCGACGAGGGCAGGCACGAGTAACAACGTAAATGCTGTGATCAAAAACCAGTAGTAGTATGGGTAGCTTTCTGCCAGAGGTCCTGTTCCAAGATATTCTGCGAAATGGCGTTTGAAAAAACTCCGTCGGCTATAATATCTATGCAGCGTTAGCAGGAGGGCAGAGGCAAGCAGGATAACAGTCGCCTGCTGTTCCCAACCGCGTAGATACTTTTCTTTTAAACTCTGAAGGTGGAAGATCATCTTGACATCCCGTCAGTTTTACGATATTATATCGTGACTCGCAAAAATTTACAATTGATGGATGAGAGCGTGTACTACGGCATTTTTCGGTGTTCTGTGAGAACTGTTGGTGTCAGTGGATATGGTAGAAGTTTTAGTATGCTACAACCTGAACAGGTCGATCGTATCTTAATCGTCAGACTGGCACCGCTCGGTGAGACAGTTTTAACAACACCTGTCATCCGTGCCTTACGTCAGCACTTCCGAGATGCCTATATTGCTTACATGGTAGCACCGACGCGAGAGGATTTGGTATCTGCAAATCCTCATTTGAATGAGGTCCTTACCTATCAGGCTTCGGTGCCGAAGTTGATTTATCAACTTATTCAGCGTAAATTCCAAATGGCGATTGTGCTGCAACCGACGTTTCGTTTAGTCCTTCACACATTTCTTGCGAGGATCCCGTTTCGTGTTGGGTTTGAAACGAACGCCGGCAGGAAGAAATTGCTGAATCTCACAGTGCCGAATAACACGACGCAGCATGAAACACAACGTTATCTCGATGTCGTTCGTGCGATGGGCATTGATGTAACAGACGATGAGCCGGAAGTGTTTGTTGACAGTGCAGGGAGGTCGTGGGTGAATGATTTTCTTGCAGATCAGAGGCTTGGTGACAACAAGCCTATTATCGGTCTCAATCCGGGAGCCGCTACTGCTTACCGCCGTTGGCACGCAGCGAACTTTGCCACCCTCGGAGATCAACTCCACGAGGCGTATGGTGCACATATCATCATCACAACCGGACCACGGGAAGGTGAATTGGCAGCTCAGGTGGCGGAGCAGATGGCGTATTCGCCTGTTATTGTCAATCAGGTAACCCCGATGCAACTTGGGGCACTCTTACAACGGTGTGATCTCTATATCAGCAACGATACGGGACCGATGCATCTCAGTACCGCTGTGAAGACACCAACGGTTGCCCTGTTTGGCGCGTCGAACCTAATTCAATGGTCGCCGCCGTGGGATAGACATGCAGTGGTTGCGCGCAAAAAGTGTGAGTTTATGAAAACGTTATCTTCCAAAGAATGGGACGACCATCCAGAGCGGGCGCGCGAAAACCTTGAGGCGATCACCCCGGATATGGTTATGGCGGCAGTAGAGGAACTAACATGGTGAATTCTAAACGGGTCCAGATTGAGGGTTTGGATACACAATCCATCAGAGATTATCTCACCGATATCCGCGCCAGAATGTATCGGCAGGCACTTCTGCAGACGAGCATATCTGCATTGTTCTGTGGGCTTCTTCTGCTTACGTTTCTGTCCCTTCTGAACCGAGTAGTCCTCCTGCCGATGCAGATGTCAACGGTTAGTTGGTTTCTCATGATCGCGGCGGTAGGTGTAGGTATCTGTCTCAGTATCAGGCATCGGACGGATTTGCTATCTGTGGCGCGTGCGGTTGATGAAAAAATGGAGCTTGGTGAACGACTTAGCACGGCATTCGAGTTGATGCAAGCCAATCCTCAAGGCGAGTTCGCGCAACTTCAAATCCGAGATACTGCAGAGACTGTGAGGACCTTAGACATCGCAGAAATAAGTCCGTATCGTATTCCAAAGCTCCTCAAACTGTTTCCGATTCCGCTTTTGCTGATTGGACTCTCTTTCACGGTTCCGACTTTTTACGAGGTGCCGAAACCACTGACGGATGCACAGCAGCAGGCATTGGATAGAACAACTCAACGTCTTGAAGGGAAACAGGTTGAAAATTCTACGCTACAGGCGCAAATCAACGAAACGGTGAATAGGTTAAAAGTCGCAACAGATCTTGACACAGCACAAGGACACCTCAGCAGCCTCAAAAAAAAGGTTCGTAAACAACAATCAACGCAGAATGCTATCACCGAAGCCACAGAAACGAGCCAAAGTTTTCAAGGTATGGATGCCGACCAATTCGCAGCAGAACTGGAAGCCCTCGCTGAACAGGATGAGATACCACCAGAACTTCAAGCGGAACTTACAAACCTTTTTGAACGTTTAGCTGAAAGACTACCGAAGGGCGCGCTTAGTGATTCATTAAATCAGGTTCAGGGGAAGGCAGTCACGCCAGAGACGTTGCGGGACATCATTGCTGCACTTGAGAAGATAGAAAAGTCAGTAGACTTGGCGCAACTGGAGGCACAACTCGCGGCAAGTCAGAAGGATTTAGCATTGGCAACTATTGCGCCTGAAACCTCAGGAGGTGGCGTTGCCAATAGCGATGGTGCCCCTGGGCAAGACGCAGGGACAAGTGAGGTTCAAGGTACTCGTGAAAATGCCTCAAATTCGGAAGCACAGACAACCGATATGGGTGAAATGGGGAACGAAACAGACGACGAAAATTCTACAACACCGTTGACTGGTGAGGAAGCATCTGCCTCACCGATTGACGGAGAACAATTGACGCTTACAGCAGAGACCTCTGGCACCGCTGAGAGTTTTTCTGGTGTCTTTACGGGTGAGGCTCGTGACAATGCGCCTGTCTATTTACCTTTCAGCGATGTGGTACTCAACGCTGAGCGTGCGTATGCTGAAGCCGTAGAAAATAACCGTATTCCTGTCCGATATCAGGCACAGATTAAAGCCTATTTGGAGGCAATTTCCAGAGACAATGAAAAATAACATCATTAAAATTGGAGTCGCTGTCAGCGTCGTTGTGATCGTTTATCTCGTGTTGCGGCACTACGGCGTAACAGACGATATTCGGTTGGAAAACGTACCAAAAATCAAAACATGGGTAGCCAGTTTTGGACGGATAGCCCCCTTCGTCTACATTGGACTCTACCTTGTATCTACTGTTTTTTTTCTGCCTGGCACTCCGGTAACCGTATTAGCGGGGTTTGTCTTTGGACCCTTGTGGGGTGTTTTCTACGCTTCCATAGCCTCTATTATCTCTGTCTCTGTTGCTTTTCTCATTGCCCGCTATGTTGCCAGGGGCATTGTTGAGAATTGGGTCAAGGACAACGCACAATTCCGAAAAATAGATGAACAGGTTGAAGAACAGGGATGGCGCATCTTGATGTTTACACGTTTGGTCCCGATATTCCCGTTTAACCTTCAAAACTATGCTTATGGACTCACCAGTATTCGGTTCTCCACTTATGTCCTTGTCTCTGCGATCTTTATGTTACCCGGAACGGCGGTGTTGGTACAATTCGGTGGGGCATTTGTCAGTGGTGAGGGCAATATTGGGAAGACAGTCCTCTATCTCGGAATTGCTGGTGTGCTTATGCTCTTACTCTCGTTGATTCCGAGATTTCTACGAAAATACCAAACGAAATTGTAGCTCAAAGCAAGCGATTAGACGACTGAATTAACGCTGCTACGGCAGCGAGTGCTTCTTCACGGGTTCGAATTTCGCCATCAAACTGACGTTCTTCAACCTGTTTTAGTAGGTTGCCAATCTGTTTACCTTCTTTCAATTGGAAAATTTGAATCAAATCCTTTCCGGTGATGAGCCTGCCCTGTTTACAGACCGGTAGAATATGTTTATAATAGGTGTTAGCGATCTCTTTGAGAAGTGCTGCATTGATTGAATCCGATGCTGCCGTATAGAGAAGTACGCCCCACCAATCTGATCTGTAAGTTCTGAGAAAGCGAATAATCTGTTTCTGTGTCGGATGCGGACCTGCCTCTTTAAGTCGTTTGCCTCCGGCGATGAGATGTGCTATGAACTGGATTGCTTTTTGGCTCAGTCGGAGGCGTTTGCCAATATCACCGGGGGCATCCCCCAAAAGAATGCTGAGTTTAAGCAGCGAACCCCGGTTGACTCCCATGCCTAATTTCCCTTGGAGATAGGCACTGAT
The nucleotide sequence above comes from Candidatus Poribacteria bacterium. Encoded proteins:
- a CDS encoding NACHT domain-containing protein, which gives rise to MFSGVITEIYKKLYESAEEKRSTSRSEIANASHQYEKNYKERHGQLKVSCVEMRKPISLDDVYVAVQFLNQHTALQYRSSEEVEQAFRERNRRHFDSTSDERQNGTQAANDEQYLMLLGGPGIGKSTFLRKVGLEALKGEDGNFKHQCIPVFLELKRFNEDQIDIETLITKEFEVCGYPDPEQMTSTALKFGKLLILFDGLDEVPTTHVHNVILKIGDFVDQYSDNRFIASCRIAAYKGGFTRFTEVEMADFDDSQIQTYIKNWFDSTPDKYRKQLHNDMKTAKRCWEMLKASEHLATKELARNPLLLTLLCAVYDRSQTLPRNRASLYEKALNVFLEEWAAEKLVHQGASMNQYLDIADEKRMLSEIAEKNFEANCLFFTKDELITQIREFGEGNANTPQTFNAPKILDTILIDQGIFVERIRGSYSFSHLTFQEYLTANHMVGDKRSIQDLVNQHLHDERWREVFLLTAGLMREADDLLEAMESEASESINTDGLKSLLHWAEQITAITDNRYSRHGKQIFAIRQYSVLCQLNKYHETVKYKNRDSQNVYGLYLYHTLDHDICLDIYSDRDLNSSIDLYVDLLGDRNLLGDRDLHSDTDRYLDQVRHFSFDLLLYHDFYRYMDADFHSSDFSKFGDRFDKELSERIEVVKRTQETQIFKGLDLQRMIQRFNEEREFIKAVGKGESVEPPMESIHDTWLAVLGITDDILAISDEELDNYHRYLRAVELIIACKEAAGRVSPKVWQKIEAKLLTLGT
- a CDS encoding restriction endonuclease subunit S, which produces MQYSVVDYQSIVDASHSLRFDAEFFRPDYLQVQRRLEAIGSRKLIDFQVNIRHPKEIKRNYVDNGVLLLRGQNVRPLSIDLTANPVYISEEDAERLKENTIHYKDILIMRSGANVGQCAIYLEDSPAISMSDTLIIRSSILNPFFLAIFLNSRYGKALIERGKYGSAQPHIAPSFLYQIPVPNWEHLQTEIEKTYLQSKELTELSKTRYAETQTLLLSELGLADWQPKHTLAFATDYASMQRAERIDADYFQPKYDEIEKGIENYSAKSIKIRDEFKQNKSIFEIDPEKLYRYVEIGSVNVSTGEIVAEEVLGKDLPANAKRVLKKGDIIISKVRTYRGAITVIQQDGYVGSGAFCVLKENGQINKETLLACLRSKLFLTWSWKPNTGTSYPTLDDDDILDFPIPIPPKEKQAEIKQKVDESFNLRKHAKDLLECAKRAVEIAIEQDEQSAIDWLKSVSSVP
- a CDS encoding DUF4145 domain-containing protein, with amino-acid sequence MSQYYPPKYSSREFNCPYCDVYAHQSWTHISEYNKTDTERKYTRDSPISLEQGEVEISTCLHCKEKTFWLAENIIYPVRCTAPPANSDLPDDIKQVYDEAATIADQSPRSACALLRLAIQMLFEHRGRTGNLNTNIKNLVKEGISQQMQQALDIVRVTGNHAVHPGEIIFDDTTNVQALFTLINIITDVLITQPKQIQEHYDNLPEKDKEEIAKRDGKTQ
- a CDS encoding N-6 DNA methylase codes for the protein MTQPDIIQTILKDSNYHLDLFDTSEIQSLRQRIEGKKTLITYCPIRGKAVQLKPEELIRQLYVERLLNRYHYPRERLRFEHLVNFGREKKRADVVILDKDRADTPYIIVEVKKPKLQDGKAQLRSYCNATGAPIAVWTNGQQISHYHRRDPNYFEDITDIPNADQTLADILNERFTLKDLILKDKLATEHKSLKDVILELEDEVLANAGVDVFEEVFKLIFTKLYDEFKSQEDKTFINRLLRHRISTIVQETDQSYDVENPDYEVLKKAVEEIPDDDFRAMEFRNTGQTDSQLKTKIQRLFDDARDRWRGVFPEHSAFELSDSHLSVCVSSLQDIKLFNSNLQVVDEAFEYLVSKSAKGEKGQYFTPRHVIDMCVKMLNPQPGEYMIDTAAGSCGFPVHTVFKLTGTLFTNAEIPAADKEHVLKVFGIDFDEKTVRVARTLNLIAGDGETNVLHLNTLDYERWDDSTERNSRWVRTYGDGFDRLKALRMEQDENKSFGFDILMANPPFAGDIKESRILHQYNLTFKQNGKAHTKVGRDILFIERNLDFLKPGGRMAIVLPQGRFNNTSDQYVREFIAERARILAIVSLHGNTFKPHTGTKTSVLFVQKWNDDPSVGPLCRKVGNYSVFLAVSEKGGKDNSGDYVFLQNSDGQHKLDKNGHLIVDHDLHNHNEELRDGIAEAFIEWAKREGLSFWR
- a CDS encoding DNA methyltransferase; the encoded protein is MDNITKILNNFGESIVRVDGDIPVDLPAKDGDRFLFISHDQSFLTHGLHKYPAKFFPELPRWLIKRYSQENDWILDPFAGSGTTNVEALLSRRHSAGIDVDPFSRFISRVKVTPLVEKELKSSQKILLEAILDYRPSLVAESDLPDFPYRDNWFNKEILLELTYLKKQIEFIDTNDAVKDFFKICLSSIIRSVSNADDNCTRTVIRKKLNKVVRPSDALNRFAKTVLVKVPKMVAFSENYPKGITVDFPEDMDARNIKYKSNHFDLAVTSPPYVNAVDYPRTHQLEMYWLGFAQDSLTALKKQNVGTESVSASHYKHRHEIGVPEADRVMANIFEDDPRRAYIAFKYLDDMRKNLIEVYKVLREGGRYVIVVGNNRIRGQLFENWKYLMPIAEDIGFEIETYFGSEIIKHFVKMPRKERIHTDWILVLKK
- a CDS encoding type II CAAX endopeptidase family protein, with product MIFHLQSLKEKYLRGWEQQATVILLASALLLTLHRYYSRRSFFKRHFAEYLGTGPLAESYPYYYWFLITAFTLLLVPALVAKFGTKEKLSNYGVQLGNQKLGWRVTGMAWIVMIPVVILAVIVYPPFVAKYPLCKVVANSWQTFLPYQIAYGVYMFSWEFFFRGFMLFGLERKFGNYSILIQTIPFAVMHYSKPLPEALGSIIAGVLLGVLALETRSFIYGAAIHWLVAMTMDVVAVAFRHFFM
- a CDS encoding glycosyltransferase family 9 protein, with amino-acid sequence MTRKNLQLMDESVYYGIFRCSVRTVGVSGYGRSFSMLQPEQVDRILIVRLAPLGETVLTTPVIRALRQHFRDAYIAYMVAPTREDLVSANPHLNEVLTYQASVPKLIYQLIQRKFQMAIVLQPTFRLVLHTFLARIPFRVGFETNAGRKKLLNLTVPNNTTQHETQRYLDVVRAMGIDVTDDEPEVFVDSAGRSWVNDFLADQRLGDNKPIIGLNPGAATAYRRWHAANFATLGDQLHEAYGAHIIITTGPREGELAAQVAEQMAYSPVIVNQVTPMQLGALLQRCDLYISNDTGPMHLSTAVKTPTVALFGASNLIQWSPPWDRHAVVARKKCEFMKTLSSKEWDDHPERARENLEAITPDMVMAAVEELTW